The DNA sequence AGAATCTTAAGTCTCCGGACAGGACCGGTCCTCAGTCGATTCCGTCCACTCATTGAATCGGTTATGCTTTCTTTATCAACAGCGACGCGACTGGCGCCGCGGAGCGTTTACCTGCGGAAGAAACCATGGCACTACTCTATTCGGATCCCATCTTTCTCAAACATGAAACAGGCGGTCTCCCGGAAAATCCGGCGCGGATCGTACCTGCTGTCCGCCGGGCGACCCAGGTTGCACTCCACGCACACTGTCGCCAGCGTTCCTTCAGCGAGGTCAGTGAGGCTCGACTGGAACGCGTGCATTCGGATCACTATGTAAAGTATGTGCGAAATTTCTGTGAACAGGGGGGCGGTTATATCAGCCCCGATACCTCCGTCTGTCCCGCATCCTGGGAGGTCGCCCGCATGGCCGCTGGTGCCGCCTGCGATGCCGTCGAGCAGGTGCTCAAGGGGCACTCCGATCGGGCTTTCTGTCTGATTCGTCCCCCCGGACATCACGCGTCACGCGAGCAGGCCATGGGGTTTTGCCTCTTTAATAACGTAGCCATCGCGGCGCGGCTGGCCATCGACGAGTTCGGCCTGGAGCGGGTCATGATCATCGACTGGGACGTGCATCACGGCGATGGCACCCAGAAGCTCTTCTGGGAAGACGGGCAGGTCGGTTTTCTCTCCGTGCATCGATCTTCGTTCTGTGTGAAGTCAGGCTTTGCGGACGAAACCGGGGGGGGAGCCGGCCTTGGAACCACCGTCAACCTTCCGTTAGAATATGGTATCACGCGCGAAGACTATCTTAGTCAGTTCACTGCTGCCGCAGAACGACTGGCTGAAAAAATCAGACCTCAGCTGATTCTGATCAGTGCCGGCTTTGATGCACACAAGGATGACCCGGTCGGATCACTGGGGCTGGAAAGCGAAGACTTCGCGCGACTGACCCGGGTGGTGCTCGATCTGGCCGACGTTCATGCTGAACAGCGTGTCGTCAGCCTGCTCGAAGGGGGCTACAATCCCCAGGCACTGGCAGAGTGTATTGAACATCATCTACTGGAGCTGGTCTCAAACTGAAGCCGCAGTCAAGAGGAGCACGACAAAGGCCCAACCATGCCCATTCGCAATCTCGATAAAATCTTTCATCCCCGCTCGGTTACCGTTATCGGCGCCAGTCAACGACCGCTGAGTGTCGGACATACCGTCTTTCATAATCTGCTGGCAGGCGGTTTCGAGGGACCCGTTTATCCCGTCAATCCCAAGCACGAGCGGCTGGGGGACCACACCTGCTACGCCCAGGTCGCCGACCTGCCGGGCAAAGTCGATTTGGCTGTGATCTGTACCCCCGCAGTCACGATTCCCGACCTCATCGATCAGTGTGGTCAGGCCGGCATTCGGGGGATTGTCATTCTCTCCGCCGGGTTCCGGGAGACCGGCCCCGAAGGGAAAGAACTCGAACTCGAAGTCCGCAGACGGGCGCACCAGTACTCCGGCATGCGGATTATCGGTCCGAACTGCCTGGGCATCATGGCACCTTATACGAAACTGAATGCCAGCTTCGCCACCGACATGCCGCTGGCCGGCAATGTGGCCTTCATTTCTCAGTCCGGGGCACTCTGCACGTCGATTCTCGACTG is a window from the Gimesia benthica genome containing:
- a CDS encoding histone deacetylase family protein — translated: MALLYSDPIFLKHETGGLPENPARIVPAVRRATQVALHAHCRQRSFSEVSEARLERVHSDHYVKYVRNFCEQGGGYISPDTSVCPASWEVARMAAGAACDAVEQVLKGHSDRAFCLIRPPGHHASREQAMGFCLFNNVAIAARLAIDEFGLERVMIIDWDVHHGDGTQKLFWEDGQVGFLSVHRSSFCVKSGFADETGGGAGLGTTVNLPLEYGITREDYLSQFTAAAERLAEKIRPQLILISAGFDAHKDDPVGSLGLESEDFARLTRVVLDLADVHAEQRVVSLLEGGYNPQALAECIEHHLLELVSN